In one Pseudomonas purpurea genomic region, the following are encoded:
- a CDS encoding bifunctional aminoglycoside phosphotransferase/ATP-binding protein, whose protein sequence is MSQSLIAALQNPALYPHPVEGFQVIETHISWVLLTGPYAYKVKKPVNFGFLDFTGLEAREHFCGEELRLNQRLTQDLYLEVLPITGSAEAPQLGGTGPVIEYALKMRQFPQSQLLSTLQANGELTTAHIDEMARQIAQFHLSAPKVPAAHEAGTPDSVMAPVRQNFEQILPFLTDKADLLQLEALQAWAESSFERLKPLFAQRKADGFIRECHGDIHLGNATLIDDKVVIFDCIEFNEPFRFTDVYADTGFLAMDLEDRGLKSLARRFISQYLELTGDYQGLELLNFYKAYRALVRAKVSLFSMPAEADPVQRATTLRQYRNYANLAESYSTIPSRFLAITHGVSAVGKSRVAMRLVEALGAIRLRSDIERKRMFGEQQVPNTPEAGIYSADASVATYTRLHQIADVILRAGFPVVIDATYLKRDQRDGAARIAEATGAPFLILDCNAPQAVIESWLKQRQTDENDPSDANLSIIAAQQTHREALTPAEILCSKRVQTNESGTLDTVVAQIRQRLPGL, encoded by the coding sequence GTGAGCCAGTCACTGATCGCCGCCCTGCAAAACCCGGCCCTCTACCCGCATCCGGTAGAAGGGTTCCAGGTCATCGAAACGCACATTTCCTGGGTGCTGCTCACCGGCCCCTACGCTTATAAAGTGAAGAAGCCAGTGAACTTCGGCTTCCTCGACTTTACCGGCCTTGAAGCGCGCGAGCATTTTTGCGGTGAAGAATTGCGCCTGAACCAGCGCCTGACCCAGGACTTGTACCTCGAAGTACTGCCGATCACCGGCAGCGCCGAGGCGCCACAACTGGGCGGTACCGGCCCGGTGATCGAATACGCACTGAAGATGCGCCAGTTCCCGCAGAGCCAACTGCTCAGCACCCTGCAAGCCAATGGCGAACTGACCACCGCGCACATCGACGAGATGGCCCGCCAGATCGCGCAGTTCCACCTCAGCGCACCCAAAGTCCCGGCCGCTCACGAAGCGGGTACACCGGACAGCGTCATGGCGCCGGTGCGTCAGAACTTCGAGCAGATCCTGCCGTTCCTCACCGACAAGGCAGACCTGCTGCAACTCGAAGCCCTGCAAGCCTGGGCTGAAAGCAGCTTCGAACGCCTCAAGCCGCTGTTTGCCCAGCGCAAGGCCGACGGTTTCATCCGTGAATGCCACGGCGACATCCACCTGGGTAACGCCACGCTGATCGATGACAAGGTGGTGATTTTCGACTGCATCGAGTTCAACGAACCGTTCCGCTTCACCGACGTGTACGCCGACACCGGGTTCCTGGCGATGGACCTGGAAGACCGCGGCCTCAAGAGCCTGGCACGGCGTTTCATCAGCCAGTACCTGGAGCTGACCGGCGACTACCAGGGCCTGGAACTGCTGAACTTCTATAAAGCCTACCGCGCCCTGGTGCGCGCCAAGGTGAGCCTGTTCAGCATGCCGGCCGAGGCCGACCCGGTGCAACGCGCCACCACCCTGCGCCAGTACCGCAACTACGCCAACCTGGCCGAAAGCTACAGCACCATTCCTTCACGCTTCCTGGCCATCACCCACGGCGTTTCGGCCGTCGGCAAAAGCCGCGTAGCCATGCGTCTGGTTGAAGCCCTGGGCGCGATTCGCCTGCGTTCGGACATCGAACGCAAGCGCATGTTCGGCGAACAACAAGTGCCGAACACCCCTGAAGCCGGCATTTACAGCGCCGACGCCAGTGTTGCCACCTACACCCGTCTGCATCAGATCGCCGACGTGATCCTGCGGGCCGGTTTCCCGGTGGTCATTGATGCCACTTACCTGAAGCGCGACCAGCGCGATGGCGCGGCCAGGATCGCCGAAGCTACCGGCGCACCGTTCCTGATTCTTGACTGCAACGCACCACAAGCCGTGATCGAGAGCTGGCTGAAGCAACGTCAGACCGACGAGAACGATCCGTCCGACGCGAACCTGTCCATCATCGCGGCTCAACAAACTCATCGCGAAGCACTGACGCCTGCCGAGATTCTGTGCAGCAAGCGCGTGCAGACCAATGAAAGCGGGACCCTGGACACCGTTGTCGCGCAAATTCGTCAACGCCTGCCAGGCCTGTAA
- a CDS encoding pentapeptide repeat-containing protein, which yields MSHPKLLDTPLYALLHKDDITGFNRERPKHGPVDMAGGDFRGLDLRELNADEVDFTDAYFRSADLRGIDFRNSSLEGASLAHAQISGAYFPPELSADEILMSMNFGTRLRYRTR from the coding sequence ATGAGCCATCCAAAACTGCTCGACACCCCGCTGTACGCTTTGCTGCACAAAGATGACATTACCGGTTTCAACCGCGAACGGCCCAAGCACGGCCCTGTCGACATGGCAGGCGGTGATTTCCGCGGCCTCGACCTGCGCGAACTGAATGCCGACGAAGTTGATTTCACTGACGCCTATTTCCGCTCCGCCGACTTGCGCGGTATCGATTTCCGCAACTCTTCGCTGGAAGGCGCAAGCCTGGCACACGCACAAATCTCCGGGGCTTACTTCCCGCCAGAGTTGTCGGCCGACGAGATTCTGATGTCGATGAATTTCGGTACGCGCCTGCGTTATCGCACCCGGTAA
- a CDS encoding TfoX/Sxy family protein: MNDELQHLKNLGKTSAQWLHAVGIHSASDLRRLGAVDAYRAVRTRGFRASKVLLYAIEGALMDVHWNDIPAERKDALNKQLEAISSRHKI, encoded by the coding sequence ATGAATGATGAACTGCAACACCTGAAAAACCTCGGCAAGACATCGGCACAATGGCTGCATGCCGTGGGCATCCACAGTGCCTCGGACTTGCGCAGACTGGGAGCGGTGGATGCGTATCGCGCCGTGCGGACTCGTGGGTTTCGCGCGTCGAAGGTGTTGTTGTATGCAATTGAAGGCGCGTTGATGGACGTGCACTGGAACGACATCCCGGCCGAACGCAAGGACGCACTCAACAAGCAACTGGAAGCCATCTCGTCACGCCACAAAATTTGA
- a CDS encoding cyclic nucleotide-binding domain-containing protein — MYLLGEQPAYADALINHLQSIPTQLLEGLPPCGEALELESTDDLIAFLPGNQLFLLESGQLHGRVDERALFYLHEGDLVGLRQGIELPRCQLSSDEPLRLIPYKRADVFQHFYADSQRSELFVQYLIGQTALLSDAVTRLKQPEFRSSNGFRQVPAGEVLINQGDDADHVFVILQGHAEAFVDGHKVGDVPKDEIFGAMAVFTGEKRSASVIASETSTVMLIPKEQFLSLTQSNPKIAHSLIESMARRIDLLNKQINALNSRLQTP, encoded by the coding sequence ATGTATTTACTCGGGGAGCAACCGGCCTACGCCGACGCACTGATCAATCACCTGCAAAGCATTCCGACGCAATTGCTGGAAGGGTTGCCCCCCTGTGGCGAAGCCCTGGAACTTGAATCCACCGACGACCTCATCGCGTTCCTGCCAGGCAATCAACTGTTTCTGCTGGAGAGTGGCCAATTGCATGGCCGGGTCGACGAACGTGCGCTGTTTTATCTGCATGAAGGTGACCTGGTGGGACTGCGCCAAGGCATTGAGCTGCCGCGCTGTCAGTTGAGCAGCGATGAGCCGCTGCGCTTGATCCCCTACAAGCGGGCCGACGTGTTCCAGCACTTCTATGCCGACTCACAGCGCTCGGAGCTGTTCGTGCAGTACCTGATTGGCCAGACCGCTTTGCTGTCCGACGCAGTGACGCGCCTCAAGCAGCCGGAGTTTCGCAGCAGTAACGGCTTCAGGCAGGTGCCCGCTGGCGAGGTACTGATCAACCAGGGCGACGATGCCGACCATGTTTTCGTGATTCTGCAAGGTCACGCCGAAGCCTTTGTCGACGGTCACAAAGTAGGCGATGTGCCCAAGGATGAGATCTTTGGTGCGATGGCGGTGTTTACCGGCGAAAAACGCAGCGCCAGCGTGATTGCCAGTGAAACGAGCACGGTGATGCTGATCCCCAAGGAGCAATTTTTGAGCCTCACCCAGAGCAATCCGAAAATTGCCCACAGCCTGATCGAAAGCATGGCGCGTCGTATCGACCTGCTGAACAAGCAAATCAACGCCCTGAACTCACGCCTTCAAACGCCTTGA
- a CDS encoding heme ABC transporter ATP-binding protein, whose amino-acid sequence MLRAENLQICRGKKVVLADIDLELKPGEVLGVLGPNGAGKSTLLGALCGELRPDHGRVWLDQRELGQWGGAQRAQRLAVLPQTSTLDFAFRVDEVVGMGRLPHQTGRVRDDEIVAAALHAADAGHLSGRSYLALSGGERQRVHLARVLAQLWPGEAGQTLLLDEPTSMLDPLHQHTTLQAIREFADHGAAVLVILHDLNLAARYCDRILLLEGGRPHAVGTPLQVLRPEPLKAVFGLDVLVQPHPERGHPLIIAR is encoded by the coding sequence ATGCTGCGAGCGGAAAACCTGCAGATCTGCCGTGGCAAGAAAGTCGTGCTGGCGGACATCGATCTCGAACTCAAACCGGGGGAAGTCCTTGGTGTCCTGGGACCCAACGGTGCCGGGAAAAGTACGTTGCTGGGTGCTTTGTGCGGCGAGTTGCGTCCCGACCACGGCCGGGTCTGGCTCGATCAGCGTGAACTCGGCCAGTGGGGCGGCGCGCAACGGGCGCAACGCCTGGCGGTACTGCCACAGACCTCGACCCTGGATTTTGCCTTCCGCGTTGACGAGGTGGTCGGCATGGGTCGCTTGCCCCATCAGACCGGGCGGGTGCGCGACGACGAGATTGTCGCCGCCGCCCTGCACGCCGCCGACGCCGGGCATTTGAGCGGGCGCAGTTACCTGGCGCTGTCCGGTGGCGAGCGTCAGCGGGTTCATCTGGCGCGGGTGCTGGCGCAGCTCTGGCCGGGAGAGGCGGGGCAGACTCTGCTGCTCGACGAACCGACTTCGATGCTCGATCCGCTGCATCAGCACACCACGTTGCAAGCGATTCGCGAGTTTGCCGATCACGGCGCCGCTGTGCTGGTGATCCTGCATGATCTGAACCTGGCGGCGCGTTACTGTGACCGCATCCTGCTACTGGAAGGTGGCCGCCCTCACGCGGTGGGCACGCCGCTGCAAGTGCTGCGCCCTGAACCGCTGAAAGCCGTGTTCGGCCTGGACGTGCTGGTGCAGCCGCACCCGGAGCGCGGGCATCCGCTGATCATTGCCCGTTGA
- a CDS encoding iron ABC transporter permease: protein MLAIWLSLALGPVSLPLIDTLRAALRMLGLPIPAEGLEQAELILGQIRLPRTLLGLAVGGVLALSGVAMQGLFRNPLADPGLVGVSSGAALGAAIAIVGGSMFGGLPEAIGPYLLSICAFLGGLGVTALVYRLGRRNGQTNVATMLLAGIALTALASSAVGLFTYLADDATLRTLTFWNLGSLNGASYARLWPLLLVSAAVALWLPRRAKALNALLLGESEASHLGIDVEGLKRELVFCTALGVGAAVAAAGMIGFVGLVVPHLVRLLAGPDHRVLLPASVLAGASLLLFADLVARLALAPAELPIGIVTAFIGAPFFLYLLLRGRA, encoded by the coding sequence GTGCTGGCGATCTGGCTGTCGTTGGCGCTCGGGCCGGTCAGCTTGCCGTTGATCGATACGTTACGCGCCGCGTTGCGCATGCTTGGGCTGCCCATCCCCGCCGAGGGGCTGGAGCAGGCCGAGCTGATTCTTGGACAGATCCGCTTGCCGCGTACCTTGCTCGGTCTGGCGGTGGGCGGGGTGTTGGCGTTGTCCGGCGTGGCGATGCAGGGTTTGTTTCGCAACCCGCTGGCCGACCCTGGGCTGGTGGGGGTTTCCAGTGGCGCGGCGCTGGGCGCGGCGATCGCGATTGTCGGTGGTTCGATGTTCGGCGGTTTGCCGGAGGCCATCGGCCCGTACCTGTTGTCGATTTGTGCGTTTCTCGGCGGGCTGGGGGTGACGGCGCTGGTGTACCGACTCGGCCGGCGTAACGGCCAGACCAACGTGGCAACCATGTTGCTGGCCGGTATCGCGCTGACGGCGCTGGCCAGTTCGGCGGTCGGGTTGTTCACCTACCTGGCGGATGATGCAACGCTGCGCACATTGACGTTCTGGAACCTGGGCAGCCTCAATGGCGCCAGTTATGCGCGCCTGTGGCCCTTGCTGCTGGTGAGCGCGGCAGTGGCGCTGTGGTTGCCGCGTCGGGCCAAAGCCTTGAATGCACTGTTACTCGGTGAGTCCGAGGCCAGTCATTTGGGGATCGATGTCGAGGGCCTCAAGCGTGAACTGGTGTTTTGCACCGCGCTGGGGGTTGGCGCTGCCGTTGCGGCCGCCGGGATGATTGGTTTCGTGGGATTGGTGGTGCCGCACCTGGTGCGGCTGCTGGCCGGGCCCGATCATCGTGTCTTGTTGCCCGCTTCGGTATTGGCGGGTGCCAGCCTGCTGCTGTTTGCCGATCTGGTGGCGCGCCTGGCGTTGGCCCCGGCCGAGTTGCCGATTGGCATCGTCACGGCGTTCATCGGCGCGCCGTTCTTTCTGTACTTGCTGTTACGAGGTCGCGCCTGA
- a CDS encoding ABC transporter substrate-binding protein: MRLSTSAIALCVGLLVNHGAAAAELPQRWVSAGGALSEWVSALGGESKLVGVDTTSQHPESLKALPSIGYQRQLSAEGILSLRPQILIGTEEMGPPPVLSQIRSAGVQVELFSAQADLPTLQGNLQHLGKLLGSEAQAVQLFQHYQQQLEQQKSWVSQAQAHQKAPGVLLLLGHAGGKPLIAGKDTAADWLLQQAGGKNLATHTGYKPFSVESLAGLSPEVLVFADRALTGDAARTALFKENPILSSTPAAKAGRVFELDPTLLVGGLGPRLPQSLVKLSAGFYPAEPAQANTAP, encoded by the coding sequence ATGCGCCTGAGTACCAGCGCTATTGCGCTCTGTGTCGGACTTTTGGTCAATCATGGGGCCGCAGCGGCCGAGTTGCCGCAACGTTGGGTCAGCGCCGGTGGTGCCTTGTCGGAATGGGTGAGTGCGTTGGGTGGCGAGTCGAAACTGGTCGGCGTCGACACCACCAGTCAGCATCCTGAATCCCTCAAGGCATTGCCGAGTATCGGTTATCAGCGGCAATTGTCGGCGGAGGGCATTCTGAGTTTGCGTCCGCAGATTCTGATTGGCACTGAAGAAATGGGCCCGCCGCCCGTGCTGTCGCAGATTCGCAGTGCGGGCGTGCAGGTTGAACTGTTCTCGGCGCAGGCGGATTTGCCGACCCTGCAAGGCAATTTGCAGCACTTGGGCAAGCTGCTGGGCAGTGAGGCGCAGGCCGTGCAATTGTTCCAGCACTATCAGCAGCAGCTTGAACAACAAAAAAGTTGGGTCAGTCAGGCGCAGGCCCACCAGAAAGCGCCGGGCGTGCTGCTGTTGCTCGGTCATGCGGGCGGCAAACCGCTGATCGCCGGTAAAGACACTGCGGCAGACTGGCTGCTGCAACAGGCGGGTGGCAAGAATCTGGCGACCCACACGGGGTACAAGCCGTTTTCCGTCGAGTCGCTGGCCGGGTTGAGTCCCGAAGTACTGGTGTTTGCCGACCGGGCGCTGACCGGTGACGCGGCGCGCACCGCGTTGTTCAAGGAAAACCCGATTCTGTCCTCGACCCCGGCAGCCAAGGCTGGCCGGGTGTTCGAACTGGACCCGACGCTGCTGGTTGGTGGCTTGGGGCCGCGCTTGCCGCAGAGCCTGGTGAAGCTGTCTGCCGGTTTCTATCCGGCTGAACCGGCCCAGGCAAACACTGCCCCATGA
- a CDS encoding Rieske 2Fe-2S domain-containing protein, with the protein MKFLCTSAELVDASSRGFEIDGQKLFAVRREGQVYVYVNRCPHRGVGLEWQPDQFLDPSASLIQCATHGALFLIESGECVAGPCAGQFLNALTSREDHQGIWVQP; encoded by the coding sequence ATGAAGTTTCTCTGCACCAGCGCCGAGCTGGTCGATGCCAGCAGCCGCGGTTTCGAGATCGACGGCCAGAAGTTGTTTGCCGTACGCCGCGAAGGCCAGGTCTACGTCTATGTAAATCGCTGCCCGCATCGCGGTGTGGGGCTGGAATGGCAGCCCGACCAGTTCCTGGACCCCAGCGCCAGCCTGATCCAGTGCGCCACCCACGGCGCGCTGTTTCTGATCGAAAGCGGCGAATGCGTCGCCGGCCCTTGCGCCGGGCAGTTCCTCAACGCCCTGACGAGCCGCGAAGACCACCAGGGCATCTGGGTGCAACCTTAA
- the sfsA gene encoding DNA/RNA nuclease SfsA, with the protein MHFNPPLEEGRLIRRYKRFLADIETIGGELLTIHCPNTGSMFNCMVEGGQVWFSRSNDPKRKLPGTWEISETPQGRLACVNTARANGLIEEALRAGLITELNGFTGLKREVPYGQENSRIDFRLDYPDGPAFVEVKSVTLGFDATNVAAFPDAVTQRGAKHLRELACLARDGVRAVQLYCVNLTGIDAVRPAEEIDPGYAAALREAKAAGVEVLAYGVSLTSQEVRVDRRLDVVLNP; encoded by the coding sequence ATGCACTTCAATCCTCCCCTCGAAGAAGGTCGGCTGATCCGCCGTTACAAGCGCTTTCTCGCTGATATCGAAACCATTGGCGGCGAGTTGCTGACCATTCACTGCCCCAACACCGGGTCGATGTTCAACTGCATGGTCGAAGGCGGACAGGTTTGGTTCAGCCGTTCCAACGATCCCAAGCGCAAATTGCCCGGCACCTGGGAAATCAGCGAGACCCCGCAAGGGCGGTTGGCCTGCGTGAACACGGCGCGGGCCAATGGCTTGATCGAGGAAGCATTGCGCGCCGGGTTGATCACCGAACTCAACGGTTTTACCGGGCTCAAGCGTGAAGTCCCGTATGGCCAGGAAAACAGCCGCATCGACTTTCGCCTCGATTACCCGGACGGCCCGGCTTTTGTCGAAGTCAAAAGTGTCACGCTGGGGTTTGACGCTACAAACGTCGCCGCGTTTCCGGACGCGGTGACTCAGCGCGGTGCCAAGCATTTGCGCGAGTTGGCGTGCCTGGCACGGGACGGTGTCCGTGCGGTGCAGTTGTATTGCGTCAACCTCACGGGCATCGACGCTGTGCGCCCGGCCGAGGAGATAGATCCGGGTTACGCGGCCGCGCTGCGTGAAGCGAAGGCGGCCGGGGTCGAGGTGCTGGCGTACGGTGTGAGCCTGACTTCGCAAGAGGTCCGGGTCGACCGGCGACTGGACGTGGTGCTCAACCCTTAA
- the dksA gene encoding RNA polymerase-binding protein DksA, whose product MPTQAKQQSSQLISGFEPYIEKKGEEYMGEPMRKHFTKILNKWKQDLMQEVDRTVDHMKDEAANFPDPADRASQEEEFSLELRARDRERKLIKKIDKTLQLIEDEEYGWCESCGVEIGIRRLEARPTADMCVDCKTLAEIKEKQVGK is encoded by the coding sequence ATGCCCACCCAAGCAAAGCAACAGAGCAGCCAACTGATTAGCGGCTTCGAACCCTACATCGAGAAGAAGGGTGAGGAGTACATGGGCGAGCCCATGCGCAAACACTTCACCAAGATCCTGAACAAGTGGAAACAGGACTTGATGCAGGAAGTCGATCGCACTGTTGATCACATGAAAGACGAAGCGGCCAACTTCCCCGACCCGGCCGACCGTGCCAGTCAGGAAGAAGAGTTCAGCCTCGAACTGCGTGCCCGCGACCGCGAGCGCAAGCTGATCAAGAAAATCGACAAGACCCTGCAACTGATCGAAGACGAAGAATACGGTTGGTGCGAGTCGTGTGGCGTTGAAATCGGCATCCGCCGTCTCGAAGCCCGCCCGACCGCCGACATGTGCGTCGACTGCAAGACCCTTGCTGAAATCAAGGAAAAGCAAGTCGGCAAGTAA
- the gluQRS gene encoding tRNA glutamyl-Q(34) synthetase GluQRS, producing MTAIKSPAYIGRFAPTPSGHLHFGSLVAALASYLDARSVGGRWLLRMEDLDPPREEPGAQVAILKALESYGFEWDGEMVRQSERHDAYAHVLNQLFNHGLAYACTCSRKQLEPYQGIYPGLCRNAGHAQENAAIRLRVPELEYHFQDRVQGEYRQHLGRDVGDFVIRRRDGLYAYQLAVVLDDAWQGITDIVRGADLLDSTPRQLYLQELLGLPQPRYLHLPLITQPDGNKLGKSYRSPPLTEDQATPLLLRALRALGHNPVHELCDASPKEVLNWGIQHWDAALIPRTLTLPEAQIR from the coding sequence ATGACTGCCATTAAATCCCCCGCCTATATCGGGCGCTTCGCCCCTACCCCCAGTGGGCACCTGCACTTCGGTTCACTGGTCGCCGCCCTGGCTTCGTACCTTGACGCCCGCTCGGTCGGTGGCCGCTGGCTGCTGCGCATGGAAGACCTCGACCCGCCTCGGGAAGAACCCGGTGCACAGGTCGCGATCCTCAAGGCCCTGGAAAGCTACGGCTTTGAATGGGACGGCGAGATGGTCCGCCAAAGCGAACGTCACGACGCCTACGCGCACGTGCTGAATCAACTGTTCAACCACGGCCTGGCGTACGCCTGTACCTGCTCGCGCAAACAGCTGGAACCCTATCAGGGGATTTACCCTGGGCTGTGCCGCAACGCCGGGCATGCTCAGGAAAACGCCGCCATTCGCCTGCGGGTTCCGGAACTGGAATACCACTTTCAGGACCGCGTGCAGGGTGAGTACCGCCAGCACCTGGGCCGTGACGTCGGCGACTTCGTGATTCGCCGCCGCGACGGGCTCTACGCCTATCAACTGGCCGTGGTGCTCGATGACGCCTGGCAAGGCATCACCGATATCGTGCGGGGCGCCGACCTGCTCGACTCCACCCCGCGCCAGTTGTACCTGCAAGAACTGCTGGGCCTGCCGCAACCGCGTTACCTGCACTTGCCGCTGATCACCCAACCGGACGGCAACAAACTCGGCAAGTCCTACCGCTCGCCGCCGCTGACCGAAGACCAGGCCACCCCGCTGTTGCTGCGCGCCCTGCGTGCGCTGGGGCACAATCCGGTTCATGAACTCTGCGACGCGAGCCCCAAGGAAGTGCTGAACTGGGGCATCCAGCACTGGGACGCCGCGCTGATCCCGCGCACACTGACGCTACCCGAAGCGCAAATACGCTGA
- a CDS encoding sigma-54 dependent transcriptional regulator, which yields MPHILIVEDETIIRSALRRLLERNQYQVSEAGSVQEAQERFSIPTFDLIVSDLRLPGAPGTELIKLGQGKPVLIMTSYASLRSAVDSMKMGAVDYIAKPFDHDEMLQAVARILRDRQSAQSTGAEPVVGKATNGSAKPGVDNSNGEIGIIGSCPPMQDLYSKIRKVAPTDSNVLIQGESGTGKELVARALHNLSRRAKAPMISVNCAAIPESLIESELFGHEKGAFTGASAGRAGLVEAADGGTLFLDEIGELPLEAQARLLRVLQEGEIRRVGSVQSQKVDVRLIAATHRDLKSLSKIGQFREDLFYRLHVIALKLPALRERGADVNEIANAFLARQSARVNRTDLKFAADAEQAIRHYSWPGNVRELENAVERAVILCESPEISAELLGIDIELSDLEDDDFIGLAPQQGSTGNTSHEPTEDLSLEDYFQHFVLEHQDHMTETELARKLGVSRKCLWERRQRLGIPRRKTGVISES from the coding sequence ATGCCGCACATTTTGATCGTCGAAGACGAAACAATTATCCGCTCCGCCTTGCGCCGCCTGCTGGAACGTAACCAGTACCAGGTGAGCGAAGCCGGTTCAGTGCAGGAAGCACAAGAACGCTTCAGCATTCCCACGTTCGACCTGATTGTCAGTGACCTGCGCCTTCCCGGCGCACCGGGCACTGAACTGATCAAACTGGGCCAGGGCAAGCCGGTGTTGATCATGACCAGCTACGCCAGCCTGCGCTCGGCGGTCGACTCGATGAAGATGGGCGCGGTGGACTACATCGCCAAGCCTTTCGATCACGACGAAATGCTCCAGGCCGTCGCGCGAATCCTGCGTGATCGCCAGTCGGCACAGAGCACCGGCGCAGAACCTGTGGTCGGCAAGGCCACCAACGGTTCGGCAAAACCGGGCGTCGACAACAGCAACGGTGAAATCGGCATCATCGGCTCCTGCCCGCCCATGCAGGACCTGTACAGCAAGATCCGCAAGGTCGCGCCGACAGATTCCAATGTCCTGATCCAGGGCGAGTCCGGCACCGGTAAAGAACTGGTCGCCCGCGCCCTGCACAACCTGTCCAGACGCGCCAAGGCCCCGATGATTTCGGTGAACTGCGCAGCCATCCCGGAAAGCCTGATCGAGTCCGAACTGTTCGGCCACGAAAAAGGCGCCTTCACCGGCGCCAGCGCCGGACGTGCGGGGTTGGTAGAAGCGGCGGACGGCGGCACCCTGTTCCTCGATGAAATCGGCGAATTGCCACTCGAAGCCCAGGCGCGCCTGCTGCGCGTGTTGCAGGAAGGTGAAATCCGCCGTGTGGGTTCGGTGCAATCGCAGAAGGTCGACGTACGCCTGATCGCGGCCACCCACCGTGACCTCAAGAGCCTGTCCAAGATTGGCCAGTTCCGTGAAGACTTGTTTTACCGCCTTCACGTGATTGCGCTGAAACTGCCGGCATTGCGTGAGCGTGGTGCGGACGTCAATGAAATCGCCAATGCGTTCCTCGCTCGCCAAAGCGCGCGGGTCAATCGCACGGACCTGAAATTCGCCGCTGATGCCGAGCAGGCGATTCGTCACTACTCCTGGCCAGGCAACGTGCGCGAACTGGAGAACGCCGTCGAGCGCGCCGTGATCCTGTGCGAAAGCCCGGAAATCTCGGCCGAGCTGCTGGGCATCGATATCGAACTCAGTGACCTGGAAGATGACGATTTCATCGGCTTGGCACCACAACAGGGCAGCACCGGTAACACCAGCCACGAGCCGACCGAGGACCTGTCACTGGAGGACTACTTCCAGCACTTCGTCCTCGAACACCAGGACCACATGACCGAAACCGAACTGGCCCGCAAACTCGGGGTCAGCCGCAAATGCCTGTGGGAACGCCGCCAACGCCTGGGCATCCCACGACGCAAGACCGGGGTCATCAGCGAGAGCTGA